Proteins from a genomic interval of Pseudomonas versuta:
- a CDS encoding IlvD/Edd family dehydratase, translating into MSDKTPPLRSAQWFGSADKNGFMYRSWMKNQGIADHQFQGKPIIGICNTWSELTPCNAHFRTIAEHVKRGVIEAGGFPVEFPVFSNGESNLRPTAMLTRNLASMDVEEAIRGNPIDGVVLLTGCDKTTPALLMGAASCDVPAIVVTGGPMLNGKHKGKDIGAGTIVWQMHESYKAGNISLDEFLSAEAGMSRSAGTCNTMGTASTMACMAEALGTSLPHNAAIPAVDSRRYVLAHMSGMRAVEMVREDLRLSKVLTKEAFENAIRVNAAIGGSTNAVIHLKAIAGRIGVDLELDDWTRIGRGTPTLVDLQPSGRFLMEEFYYAGGLPAVLRRLGENNLIPHPDALTVNGKSLWENVKNSPIYGDDEVIRAIENPLVADGGICVLRGNLAPLGAVLKPSAATPALMKHRGQAVVFENFDMYKARINDPDLQVTAESILVMKNCGPKGYPGMAEVGNMGLPAKLLAQGVTDMVRISDARMSGTAYGTVVLHVAPEAAAGGPLAAVQEGDWIELDCASGRLHLDISDAELAARLADIAPPQKLLIGGYRQLYIDHVMQADQGCDFDFLVGCRGSEVPRHSH; encoded by the coding sequence ATGTCTGACAAAACCCCTCCACTGCGTTCCGCCCAATGGTTTGGCAGCGCAGATAAAAACGGTTTCATGTACCGCAGCTGGATGAAGAATCAGGGCATCGCCGACCACCAGTTTCAGGGCAAGCCCATCATCGGCATCTGCAATACCTGGTCAGAGCTGACCCCGTGCAACGCCCACTTCCGCACTATTGCCGAACACGTAAAACGCGGCGTGATCGAGGCTGGCGGCTTCCCGGTTGAATTCCCGGTGTTTTCCAACGGCGAGTCGAACCTGCGCCCTACCGCCATGCTCACCCGCAACCTGGCCAGCATGGACGTGGAAGAAGCGATTCGCGGTAATCCGATTGATGGCGTGGTGCTGCTGACCGGGTGCGACAAAACCACCCCGGCCCTGTTGATGGGCGCAGCCAGTTGCGATGTGCCGGCCATCGTGGTGACCGGCGGGCCGATGCTCAATGGCAAGCACAAGGGCAAAGACATCGGCGCCGGCACCATCGTCTGGCAAATGCACGAGTCCTATAAGGCCGGCAACATCAGCCTTGACGAGTTCCTTTCCGCGGAAGCCGGCATGTCGCGCTCGGCAGGCACCTGCAACACCATGGGCACCGCCTCCACCATGGCCTGCATGGCTGAAGCCCTGGGCACGTCGTTGCCGCACAACGCCGCGATCCCGGCAGTGGATTCACGGCGCTATGTACTGGCGCACATGTCCGGCATGCGCGCCGTCGAAATGGTTCGCGAAGACTTGCGCCTGTCTAAAGTGCTGACCAAAGAAGCCTTTGAGAATGCGATTCGGGTCAACGCCGCCATTGGTGGCTCGACTAACGCAGTGATCCACCTTAAAGCCATCGCCGGGCGCATTGGCGTCGATCTGGAGCTGGACGACTGGACCCGCATCGGCCGCGGTACCCCGACCCTGGTAGACCTGCAGCCTTCCGGGCGGTTTTTGATGGAAGAGTTCTACTACGCGGGGGGCCTGCCTGCGGTCCTGCGTCGACTGGGGGAAAACAACCTGATCCCGCACCCCGATGCCCTGACCGTCAATGGCAAAAGCCTGTGGGAAAACGTTAAAAACTCGCCGATCTATGGCGACGACGAAGTCATCCGTGCCATTGAAAACCCGCTGGTGGCTGACGGCGGTATCTGTGTGCTGCGCGGCAATCTGGCGCCACTGGGCGCCGTACTCAAGCCATCGGCGGCAACCCCTGCGCTGATGAAGCATCGCGGCCAGGCCGTGGTGTTCGAGAACTTCGACATGTACAAGGCGCGCATTAACGACCCGGATCTGCAGGTGACTGCCGAGTCGATTCTGGTGATGAAAAACTGCGGTCCCAAAGGTTATCCGGGCATGGCCGAAGTCGGCAATATGGGCTTGCCGGCCAAGCTGCTGGCCCAGGGCGTGACCGACATGGTGCGCATCTCCGATGCCCGCATGAGCGGCACCGCTTATGGCACCGTGGTCTTGCATGTGGCCCCGGAAGCTGCAGCCGGTGGACCGTTGGCGGCGGTACAGGAAGGCGACTGGATCGAGCTCGACTGCGCCAGCGGGCGCTTGCATCTGGACATCAGCGATGCCGAACTGGCGGCACGCCTGGCCGATATTGCACCGCCACAAAAATTGCTGATTGGTGGCTATCGCCAGCTCTATATCGACCACGTCATGCAGGCCGATCAAGGCTGCGATTTTGACTTCCTGGTAGGTTGCCGCGGTTCAGAAGTGCCGCGCCACTCGCACTAA
- a CDS encoding catalase family peroxidase — protein sequence MVDQLPPVGPGKPPLRPVSVMLRLAGIGVVVAVIAGAFYYVNGTLDSQRLRPKTLVKALEHNNGVFAGYRRNHAKGICVVGYFESSGNAHGLSRAQVFETGRTPVVGRFALPSGNPYAPDSSVPIRSLALRFTEANGQQWRTGMNSMPVFAVGTPEAFYQMLQAGAPDPATGKPKPGAMPGFFAAHPETAPFLQWVKTAKPSASFATESYNGINAFYLVNGAGQRQAVRWGVVPQGQDAPGATAPDNADYLEQDLTRRLAAGPLKWQFNLTLAEAGDPVNDASKAWPAGRKVINAGTLVLLQAEQQNSGECRDINYDPLILPSGIEGSDDPLLAARSAAYASSYLRRTSEVDQLSQEKRP from the coding sequence ATGGTAGATCAATTGCCGCCCGTGGGGCCTGGCAAACCACCGCTGCGCCCCGTCAGTGTGATGCTGCGCCTGGCGGGGATAGGTGTGGTGGTGGCCGTTATTGCCGGGGCGTTTTATTACGTCAACGGTACGCTGGATTCGCAACGTCTGCGCCCTAAAACCCTGGTGAAGGCCCTGGAGCACAATAATGGTGTGTTTGCAGGGTATCGACGCAACCATGCCAAGGGCATCTGTGTGGTGGGGTATTTCGAGAGCAGCGGCAACGCCCATGGCTTGTCCAGAGCCCAGGTTTTCGAGACGGGACGCACGCCGGTGGTGGGGCGCTTTGCCTTGCCCAGCGGCAACCCGTACGCCCCCGACAGCAGCGTGCCGATCCGCAGCCTGGCTTTGCGCTTCACTGAAGCCAACGGCCAGCAGTGGCGTACCGGCATGAACAGCATGCCGGTGTTTGCAGTGGGCACCCCCGAGGCGTTCTACCAGATGTTGCAAGCCGGCGCGCCGGATCCGGCAACGGGCAAGCCCAAGCCGGGTGCCATGCCTGGTTTTTTTGCGGCGCACCCTGAAACCGCACCGTTCCTGCAGTGGGTCAAAACCGCGAAGCCTTCTGCCAGCTTCGCCACTGAAAGCTACAACGGCATCAACGCCTTTTATTTGGTTAATGGGGCCGGGCAACGTCAGGCCGTGCGCTGGGGCGTGGTACCGCAAGGCCAGGACGCCCCGGGTGCCACTGCGCCCGATAATGCGGACTATCTGGAGCAGGACCTGACCCGGCGCCTGGCCGCAGGGCCGCTGAAATGGCAGTTCAACCTGACCCTGGCCGAGGCCGGAGACCCGGTCAATGACGCCAGCAAGGCCTGGCCTGCCGGGCGCAAAGTGATCAACGCCGGCACGCTGGTGTTGCTACAGGCCGAGCAACAGAACTCGGGTGAGTGCCGCGACATTAACTATGACCCGCTGATACTGCCCAGCGGGATTGAAGGCTCGGATGACCCGTTGCTGGCGGCGCGTTCGGCGGCCTATGCCAGTTCGTATCTGCGGCGCACCAGTGAAGTCGATCAGCTATCTCAGGAGAAACGGCCATGA
- a CDS encoding sigma-70 family RNA polymerase sigma factor translates to MPPFDEQLRELIPRLRRFALSLTRHSSNADDLVQICLERALGSVASKRPDGDLRAWLFTILYRQFVDSHRRSRRYARMLEFFTGRDDTQPSTERTVIAQSTLQAFERLSTEQRALLLWVSVEGLSYQQVADILEVPIGTVMSRLSRARQALRQLSEGEITRPALRRLK, encoded by the coding sequence ATGCCACCCTTTGACGAGCAACTGCGCGAGCTCATCCCGCGCCTCAGGCGATTTGCACTGTCGCTGACGCGCCACTCCAGCAATGCCGACGATCTGGTGCAAATCTGTCTGGAGCGGGCACTGGGCAGTGTTGCCAGCAAACGTCCTGACGGCGATTTGCGGGCCTGGCTGTTCACTATTTTGTATCGCCAGTTTGTCGACAGCCATCGGCGTTCGCGGCGCTATGCCCGCATGCTCGAATTTTTTACCGGGCGCGATGACACACAGCCCTCTACCGAACGCACGGTCATCGCGCAGTCGACGTTACAGGCATTCGAACGCCTGAGCACCGAGCAACGCGCCCTGCTGCTGTGGGTCTCGGTCGAGGGGTTGAGTTACCAGCAAGTGGCCGACATTCTTGAGGTGCCGATTGGCACCGTGATGTCGCGCCTGTCACGCGCACGCCAGGCCTTGCGCCAACTCAGCGAAGGCGAAATCACCCGCCCTGCCCTGCGGAGACTGAAATGA
- a CDS encoding cytochrome b: MSAPTSHFAPVARWLHWLMAVMIIAMLFIGAGMAASVSERHEWLLNLHKPLGIAILLLVVVRLFVRFSTRQPALPADLPAVQVLAARLSHVLLYGLMFCLPIVGWAMISAAGDPVMLSSSLQLPGILPANPSTFAFLRKAHTYLAYLLFFTVLLHLAAALFHGWIRRDGVLQSMLRAKD; this comes from the coding sequence ATGAGCGCCCCTACCTCACACTTCGCTCCCGTGGCGCGTTGGCTGCACTGGCTGATGGCGGTGATGATTATCGCCATGTTGTTTATCGGGGCGGGCATGGCGGCATCGGTGTCCGAGCGTCATGAGTGGCTGTTGAATCTGCACAAGCCTTTGGGCATTGCGATATTGCTGCTGGTGGTCGTGCGCCTGTTTGTGCGCTTTAGCACCCGTCAGCCAGCGTTACCGGCGGATTTGCCGGCGGTTCAGGTATTGGCGGCCAGGCTGTCCCATGTGCTGCTGTACGGATTGATGTTCTGCCTGCCGATTGTGGGCTGGGCAATGATTTCGGCAGCGGGCGATCCGGTGATGCTCAGCAGTTCATTGCAACTGCCTGGGATATTGCCGGCCAACCCCAGTACCTTTGCCTTTTTGCGCAAGGCCCATACCTACTTGGCGTATCTGTTGTTTTTTACCGTACTGCTGCATCTGGCAGCGGCGCTGTTCCATGGCTGGATACGCCGGGACGGGGTGCTGCAAAGCATGCTGCGCGCCAAGGACTGA
- a CDS encoding anti-sigma factor family protein, translating to MITTPPSERDLHAYVDYALSEAERHQVEQYLQANPEVAARVQAWQRDAQALRTALQQSLQQPDNPALDPGAIRQRRRQQSRRHWATAAVLLIAVSVGGLGGWQARQIIQPSSSLPMADALAAHRMFAQQGFLPADYNVQQSHDIQGWLDGYFNQAQRLPDLAGSGFRPVSGRLLTTDQGGAAMVLYENGQGQQISFYIRPPGPHNNLLPRGSRRDGDLEAQYWSGPGYNYAMVGTVDGQTAKLLETGHNL from the coding sequence ATGATCACCACCCCGCCCAGTGAGCGCGACCTGCACGCTTATGTCGATTACGCGCTCAGCGAGGCTGAACGCCATCAAGTTGAGCAGTACCTGCAGGCCAACCCTGAAGTCGCCGCCCGGGTGCAAGCCTGGCAGCGCGATGCACAGGCGCTGCGTACCGCCCTGCAGCAAAGCCTGCAGCAGCCGGACAATCCGGCACTCGACCCCGGCGCCATACGCCAGCGTCGGCGCCAGCAGTCACGTCGCCACTGGGCCACGGCTGCGGTGCTGTTGATCGCCGTCAGCGTCGGTGGTCTCGGCGGCTGGCAGGCCAGGCAAATCATTCAGCCTTCCAGTAGCTTGCCCATGGCCGATGCACTGGCGGCACACCGCATGTTTGCGCAACAGGGGTTTCTGCCTGCCGACTACAACGTGCAACAAAGCCATGACATTCAGGGCTGGCTGGACGGGTATTTCAATCAGGCCCAACGCTTGCCGGATTTAGCCGGTTCGGGGTTCAGGCCAGTCAGCGGCCGGTTGCTCACCACCGATCAGGGCGGTGCCGCGATGGTGCTGTACGAAAACGGCCAGGGACAACAAATCAGCTTCTACATCCGCCCGCCCGGCCCGCACAACAACCTGCTGCCACGGGGCAGTCGGCGCGATGGAGATTTAGAGGCTCAATACTGGTCCGGCCCTGGCTACAACTACGCCATGGTCGGTACGGTCGACGGCCAAACGGCAAAATTGCTAGAGACAGGACACAACCTTTAG
- a CDS encoding MFS transporter has product MSQESGLIRRITLKLIPFLILLYLIAYLDRSAVGFAKLHMGADIGIGDAAYGLGAGLFFIGYFLMEIPSNLMLERFGARRWFARIMLTWGAITIGMAFVQGPHSFYVMRFLLGVAEAGFFPGVLYYITQWFPVRHRGKILGLFILSQPIAMMITGPVSGGLLGMDGVLGLYGWQWLFIVIGLPAILLTWPVLRYLPDGPQQVKWMTRDEKEWLAGELEKDLQQYGQTRHGNPLHALKDKRVLLLALFYLPVTLSIYGLGLWLPTLIKQFGGSDLTTGFVSSVPYIFGIIGLLIIPRSSDRLNDRYGHLGGLYVLGAIGLFLSAWLTVPVLQLGALCLVAFSLFSCTAIFWTLPGRFFAGASAAAGIALINSVGNLGGYIGPFVIGALKEYTGNLASGLYFLSGVMVFGLFLTVVVYRTLERKHALESDEFATCARPVTGH; this is encoded by the coding sequence ATGAGCCAGGAATCCGGGCTTATTCGTCGCATTACGCTGAAACTTATTCCGTTTCTGATCCTGCTGTACCTGATTGCCTATTTAGACCGCTCTGCCGTGGGCTTCGCCAAGTTGCATATGGGCGCAGACATCGGCATTGGCGATGCGGCCTACGGCCTGGGTGCGGGGCTGTTCTTTATCGGTTACTTCTTGATGGAGATCCCCAGCAACCTGATGCTGGAGCGTTTCGGCGCAAGGCGCTGGTTTGCCCGGATCATGCTGACCTGGGGCGCGATTACCATCGGCATGGCCTTTGTCCAGGGGCCGCACAGTTTCTACGTGATGCGCTTTTTGCTCGGCGTTGCAGAGGCGGGCTTCTTCCCGGGTGTCCTGTACTACATCACCCAATGGTTTCCAGTTCGCCACCGCGGCAAGATCCTGGGCCTGTTCATTCTCTCGCAACCCATCGCCATGATGATCACCGGCCCGGTGTCCGGCGGCCTGCTGGGCATGGACGGAGTGCTGGGGCTGTATGGCTGGCAGTGGCTGTTCATCGTTATCGGCCTGCCGGCAATCCTGCTGACCTGGCCGGTGCTGCGCTACTTGCCGGATGGCCCGCAACAGGTCAAATGGATGACCCGCGACGAGAAAGAGTGGCTGGCCGGCGAGCTGGAAAAAGACTTGCAGCAATACGGCCAGACCCGCCACGGCAATCCGCTGCATGCTTTGAAAGACAAGCGGGTGTTGCTGCTGGCGCTGTTCTATCTACCGGTCACCCTGAGCATCTACGGCCTGGGCCTGTGGCTGCCGACGCTGATCAAGCAGTTTGGTGGCAGCGATCTGACAACCGGCTTCGTGTCCTCGGTGCCCTACATCTTCGGCATCATCGGCCTGCTGATAATCCCCCGCAGTTCCGATCGCCTGAATGATCGTTATGGCCACCTGGGCGGCCTTTATGTACTGGGCGCGATCGGCCTGTTCCTGAGTGCATGGTTGACGGTGCCGGTGCTGCAACTGGGAGCCCTGTGCCTGGTGGCTTTCTCGTTATTCTCCTGCACGGCGATTTTCTGGACATTGCCCGGGCGCTTCTTTGCCGGTGCCAGTGCCGCCGCCGGGATTGCCCTGATCAACTCGGTGGGCAACCTGGGCGGCTATATCGGTCCGTTCGTGATCGGTGCGCTCAAGGAATACACCGGCAACCTGGCCTCGGGCCTGTACTTCCTGTCGGGGGTGATGGTGTTCGGGCTGTTTCTGACGGTGGTGGTGTATCGCACTCTGGAGCGCAAACATGCGCTTGAATCCGATGAATTTGCGACCTGTGCACGTCCTGTCACCGGTCATTAA
- a CDS encoding lactonase family protein — MKFKWLPLLMASSIGAMSAQAAFGSEVELLVGSYTQGKSQGIYRLQFDSQSGRLTPEPLQVFKAANPSWLTLSRDQRRLFVVNENGQGQADVVGRVSSLSIDPKTNQLSLVNQVKTLGEEPTHSSLSGDERYLFVANYGVHAEPGGSLAVVPINAQGELQPVTQMSSHPSSRVNPERQMSAHVHSVVSSPDGKFVFASDLGADKIFVYKYDPAANPEHPLVAADPAYVQLPAGSGPRHLLFSKDGKHAYLTTEMSAQVFVFDYADGQLKQRQALELAYGQPAQNRAAGAVHASPDGKFLYVSNRGKANEILVFAINPANGELTEIQRRSVEGDHPREFALSPNGKFLLIANQMSNAIVVLERDPQTGKLGKTLQTLAMDAPSDLKFINRP; from the coding sequence ATGAAGTTTAAATGGTTACCCTTGTTGATGGCTTCAAGCATTGGCGCTATGTCGGCACAGGCGGCTTTCGGGTCTGAGGTCGAGTTGCTGGTGGGTTCCTATACCCAGGGCAAGAGCCAGGGCATTTACCGTTTACAGTTCGACAGTCAGAGCGGGCGGCTCACACCCGAGCCGTTGCAAGTGTTCAAGGCCGCCAACCCTTCGTGGCTGACCTTGTCCCGTGACCAGCGCCGCCTGTTTGTGGTCAATGAGAACGGACAGGGCCAGGCCGATGTGGTGGGGCGTGTCAGCAGCCTGTCGATCGACCCGAAAACCAACCAGTTGAGCCTGGTCAACCAGGTCAAAACCCTGGGCGAAGAGCCGACCCATTCCAGCCTTAGCGGCGACGAGCGCTACCTGTTTGTCGCCAACTATGGTGTGCACGCCGAACCGGGCGGCAGCCTGGCCGTGGTGCCGATAAACGCCCAGGGCGAGTTGCAACCTGTGACCCAGATGAGCAGCCACCCGTCCAGCCGGGTAAACCCTGAGCGCCAGATGTCGGCTCATGTGCATTCGGTGGTGTCTTCACCGGACGGCAAGTTTGTCTTCGCCAGTGACCTGGGGGCCGACAAGATTTTTGTCTATAAGTACGATCCGGCTGCCAACCCCGAGCATCCTTTGGTGGCTGCCGATCCGGCCTACGTCCAATTGCCAGCGGGCAGTGGTCCGCGTCACTTGTTGTTCTCCAAGGACGGCAAACACGCGTACCTGACCACTGAAATGAGTGCCCAGGTATTTGTGTTCGACTATGCCGACGGCCAGCTCAAGCAGCGCCAGGCGCTGGAACTGGCCTACGGCCAGCCAGCACAAAACCGTGCCGCAGGTGCTGTGCATGCTTCGCCCGATGGCAAGTTTCTTTACGTGAGCAATCGCGGCAAGGCCAATGAAATCCTGGTGTTTGCGATCAATCCGGCGAACGGTGAGTTGACCGAAATTCAACGTCGTTCGGTTGAGGGTGATCATCCTCGCGAGTTTGCCCTGAGCCCCAACGGCAAGTTCCTGTTGATCGCCAACCAGATGAGCAATGCCATCGTGGTGCTGGAGCGCGACCCGCAGACCGGCAAGCTGGGTAAAACCCTGCAAACCCTGGCCATGGATGCGCCTTCAGATCTGAAGTTCATCAATCGCCCGTAA
- a CDS encoding DUF5629 family protein, producing MSDSNQTLRAALETSDMLEIDGLHAWDFSLDDVQLLIKCMDGRAEKRWSFTLAQLDAAVFDEALKSWTLTGDSGEHRLVCLSAFSASNDDDDTEVVDEV from the coding sequence ATGAGCGATTCAAACCAGACCTTGCGTGCAGCCCTTGAAACCAGTGACATGCTGGAAATTGACGGGCTGCATGCCTGGGATTTTTCTCTGGACGATGTGCAGTTGCTCATCAAGTGCATGGATGGTCGTGCCGAAAAACGTTGGAGCTTCACCCTCGCACAGCTGGATGCAGCCGTGTTTGACGAAGCGTTGAAAAGCTGGACCCTTACCGGCGACTCGGGTGAGCACCGCCTGGTTTGCCTCAGCGCATTTAGCGCGAGCAATGACGACGATGACACTGAGGTGGTTGATGAAGTTTAA
- a CDS encoding glutathione S-transferase, protein MTLLYSFRRCPYAMRARMALHYSGVPVSIVEVSLKAKPSGLLAASPKGTVPVLVCSDGRVIEQSLDIMHWALDQHDPDHWRQGICGPLIEENDTRFKASLDRYKYANRYPEYPMEHYRAMGETFLQRLEDVLEQTPYLAGPNLSLADVALAPFVRQFAHVDRDWFEQAPYPRLRAWLERFLASELFTSIMTKS, encoded by the coding sequence ATGACCCTGCTCTATTCCTTCCGCCGCTGCCCCTATGCCATGCGGGCGCGCATGGCATTGCACTACAGCGGCGTGCCGGTTTCGATTGTGGAAGTCAGCCTCAAGGCCAAACCGTCCGGGTTGCTGGCAGCGTCGCCAAAAGGCACGGTGCCAGTGCTGGTGTGTAGCGATGGCCGGGTGATCGAACAAAGCCTGGACATCATGCACTGGGCGCTGGATCAGCATGACCCGGACCATTGGCGGCAAGGGATCTGCGGGCCGTTGATTGAAGAAAACGACACCCGCTTCAAGGCCAGTCTGGATCGCTACAAATACGCCAACCGTTATCCCGAGTACCCGATGGAGCACTATCGGGCCATGGGGGAGACGTTCTTGCAGCGGCTGGAAGATGTGCTGGAACAGACACCCTACCTGGCAGGGCCGAACCTGAGCCTGGCGGACGTGGCCCTGGCGCCATTTGTGCGCCAGTTCGCCCACGTCGACCGCGACTGGTTCGAGCAGGCTCCCTACCCGCGCCTGAGAGCCTGGCTGGAGCGGTTTTTGGCAAGCGAGTTATTCACATCAATCATGACCAAATCCTGA